From Novipirellula artificiosorum, the proteins below share one genomic window:
- the polX gene encoding DNA polymerase/3'-5' exonuclease PolX, which yields MENAAIADVFDEMAELMEFRSENPFRIRAYRGGAQAIRDLDEPIAEIAKDSNRKLADLPGIGKTLAEKTLVLLDTGRLAQLDELRKAVPQVVVQMARIPGLGAKKAAKLKEMLEIESLDDLKRACQEGTVRKIKGFGAKTEQVILDGLAIAQQAAERIYWAKGDQLAHQIGAHMDQCKSITQMQWAGSYRRGRESIGDLDLLAVANDRGAAMDHFEAFPGRSQTIARGETKISIRVAGAFQVDMRLVEANQFGAALQYFTGSQAHNVHLRRIAKEQGLKINEYGVFRNEQELQIAGDTEQSVYQAVGLRWIEPELREDRGEFQWAQQNELPKLIELSDILGDLHMHTSATDGKATLHEMADAAIERGLRYIAITDHSKRVSMASGLDPKRLRQQWDAIDAMRGDYEGRLLILKGIECDILEKGGMDLPDECLAEADWVLASVHYGQKQPRDQITERILGAIENPHVDCIAHPSGRLINRRPPYEVDMEAVMKAVVANKKMMELNANPARLDLNDVHLAAAKRHGIPIVISTDAHSIDGLDVMKYGIKQARRGGLEKANVANTKSWNHIKKLLTP from the coding sequence GTGGAAAACGCTGCCATCGCGGATGTCTTTGATGAAATGGCGGAATTGATGGAGTTTCGCAGCGAGAATCCGTTTCGCATTCGAGCCTACCGAGGTGGCGCTCAAGCGATTCGGGATCTCGACGAGCCGATCGCAGAAATCGCCAAAGATTCCAATCGAAAGCTGGCGGATCTACCTGGCATTGGCAAGACGCTCGCGGAGAAGACCCTGGTTTTATTGGACACCGGTCGCCTTGCACAACTCGATGAACTTCGCAAGGCGGTCCCACAAGTGGTGGTGCAGATGGCTCGCATTCCTGGTCTCGGCGCCAAGAAGGCGGCCAAGTTGAAGGAGATGCTCGAGATTGAATCACTTGACGATTTGAAACGGGCGTGCCAAGAAGGAACCGTGCGGAAGATCAAAGGCTTCGGTGCAAAGACGGAGCAGGTCATCTTGGACGGACTTGCGATCGCCCAGCAAGCCGCGGAGCGAATCTATTGGGCCAAAGGCGATCAACTGGCACACCAAATCGGCGCCCATATGGATCAGTGCAAGTCGATCACCCAGATGCAATGGGCAGGCAGTTATCGGCGCGGTCGCGAATCGATTGGCGATTTGGATCTGCTTGCCGTTGCCAACGATCGCGGTGCGGCGATGGATCACTTCGAGGCGTTCCCCGGTCGTTCACAAACGATCGCGCGAGGGGAAACCAAGATTTCCATTCGAGTTGCGGGTGCCTTCCAAGTGGACATGCGACTGGTCGAAGCCAACCAATTCGGCGCGGCGCTTCAGTACTTCACTGGCTCCCAAGCACATAATGTCCACCTGCGGCGCATCGCTAAAGAACAGGGGCTGAAGATCAACGAATATGGTGTCTTTCGTAATGAGCAGGAGCTGCAAATTGCGGGCGACACCGAGCAGAGTGTTTATCAAGCCGTTGGGCTGCGATGGATCGAACCTGAATTGCGGGAAGATCGCGGCGAATTCCAGTGGGCTCAGCAGAATGAGCTCCCCAAGCTCATCGAATTGTCGGACATCCTCGGCGACTTGCACATGCATACAAGTGCCACCGATGGGAAGGCGACGCTTCACGAAATGGCCGACGCGGCAATCGAGCGAGGGCTCCGCTACATCGCCATCACCGATCACAGCAAGCGAGTTTCCATGGCGTCGGGCTTGGATCCAAAACGACTGCGACAGCAATGGGATGCGATCGACGCGATGCGCGGCGACTACGAGGGCCGACTTTTGATTCTCAAAGGCATTGAATGCGATATTCTCGAAAAAGGCGGCATGGATTTACCCGATGAATGTTTGGCCGAGGCGGACTGGGTCTTGGCCAGTGTTCACTATGGCCAAAAGCAACCGCGTGATCAGATCACCGAGCGGATTCTCGGCGCCATAGAAAACCCGCACGTGGACTGCATCGCTCACCCCAGCGGACGCCTGATCAATCGGCGCCCACCCTATGAGGTTGACATGGAGGCGGTGATGAAAGCGGTGGTCGCAAACAAGAAAATGATGGAATTGAATGCGAACCCCGCCCGTTTGGACCTCAATGATGTCCACTTGGCGGCCGCAAAACGCCATGGCATTCCTATTGTGATCAGCACCGACGCGCACTCGATCGATGGATTGGATGTGATGAAGTACGGCATCAAGCAGGCGCGCCGCGGAGGTCTCGAAAAAGCGAATGTCGCGAACACGAAGTCCTGGAACCACATCAAGAAGCTGCTCACGCCTTGA
- a CDS encoding efflux RND transporter permease subunit — protein sequence MLDRIITFSLHNRLLILFAAVIMLAVGTWQTARLPIDVFPNLNRPRVVVITEAHGMAPEEVEALITFPLETAFNGANGVMAVRSTSGVGISVIYVEFDWNTNIYNDRQIVAERLQLAAETLPPDTNPTLAPISSVMGQILMYGMWSDGEQTPPMEMRTLADWVVRQRLLTIPGVSQVFTMGGGRMQFQVLVDPDAMRTYGLTMDDVFQAVSRSNLNATGGYLDDQGANELLVRGLGRVTSIEDLQQVTVTIRDGRSITLADIARVVNAPQVKRGDSAAYVRGADGHVEGGPAVILTINKQPEADTRAVDEAVVRALADLRVALPDDIRIEQVYSQRSFIDRAIDNVIEALADGGALVLVILFLFLLNFRTTFITLTAIPLSIVATACVFTLFGLSINTMTLGGLAVAIGELVDDAIVDVENIFRRLRENRNADAPRSTLKVVLDASIEVRSSIVYGTAIVVLVFIPLFALEGMEGKLFVPLAMAYVVSLLASLAVSLTVTPVLASLLLVGRRGWQVVLPILALGIASLSVLWIIPRGMDLLGLPFSAPHHPVGWIALLTPVVWLLLQGFEFWLGGEQAEEGRLMNGLKSVFGAAIELSTTFATPVLGVAAVIVGFAAIGLSQLERDFLPPFNEGAVQVNAMLAPGTSLATSNRIGATVQRRLFEIDDVQSIVRRTGRAELDEHAVGVNVSELILEIAEGADREATIDEIREVMADIPGVISSTEQPLAHLISHMISGVKAQIGIKLYGDNLDVLRNTAEEMQSRIIGIDGLTDVIVEQQTNIPQLRVELNRSALVQYGLRPADVMELVETAMNGKVVSQVLQGQRTFDLVVRLDEPFREDEAKFRRLAVSLPDGGVIPLESVANIYNSSGPNSISREQVKRRIVLQANVAGRGVVDVVSDIKAELADLTLQPGYFLEYGGQFESQQSASRRLALLSVVALLGMFLVLYTLFGSINFAVQVLVALPTAFIGAVAALVLTEQNLTVAAMVGFISLCGIASRNGILLLNHYLHLVQHEGESWTQEMVKRAGQERMAPVLMTALTSGIGLFPLALAAGETGKEILYPVATVIIGGLLTSTLAEFFVRPALFWTIGRGAGERIVSDRTEASANSLSE from the coding sequence ATGCTCGACCGCATCATCACCTTCTCGCTGCACAATCGGCTGCTGATCCTGTTTGCCGCCGTCATCATGCTCGCCGTCGGTACGTGGCAGACCGCGCGGTTGCCAATCGATGTCTTTCCGAACTTGAACCGGCCTCGCGTGGTGGTCATCACCGAGGCTCACGGGATGGCACCGGAGGAGGTGGAGGCGTTGATTACGTTTCCGTTGGAGACGGCCTTTAACGGGGCCAATGGGGTGATGGCGGTGCGCAGCACCAGTGGCGTTGGGATCTCGGTGATCTACGTGGAATTTGACTGGAACACCAACATCTACAACGATCGCCAAATCGTTGCCGAACGCCTGCAATTGGCCGCCGAGACGCTTCCGCCCGATACCAATCCCACGTTGGCGCCGATTTCGTCCGTGATGGGCCAGATCTTGATGTATGGCATGTGGAGCGACGGGGAACAGACGCCGCCGATGGAGATGCGAACGCTTGCGGATTGGGTGGTTCGCCAGCGTCTTCTGACGATTCCCGGTGTCTCGCAGGTGTTCACCATGGGCGGTGGGCGAATGCAGTTCCAAGTGTTGGTCGACCCCGATGCCATGCGCACTTACGGGCTGACCATGGATGACGTCTTTCAAGCGGTGTCAAGATCGAACCTGAACGCGACGGGGGGTTACTTGGATGACCAGGGTGCCAATGAGTTGCTCGTTCGCGGGCTCGGACGGGTAACCAGCATTGAGGACTTGCAGCAGGTCACGGTCACGATTCGTGATGGCCGATCCATCACGCTCGCCGACATTGCTCGTGTTGTGAATGCACCACAGGTCAAACGAGGTGATTCGGCAGCTTACGTACGTGGTGCCGACGGCCACGTCGAAGGAGGTCCCGCGGTCATTTTGACGATCAACAAACAACCCGAAGCGGACACGCGAGCGGTGGATGAAGCGGTCGTGCGTGCACTGGCGGATCTTCGGGTTGCATTGCCCGACGACATTCGTATCGAACAGGTCTACTCGCAACGATCGTTTATCGATCGAGCCATCGACAACGTGATCGAAGCACTTGCGGATGGAGGTGCATTGGTTCTCGTGATTCTGTTCTTATTCTTACTGAATTTTCGCACCACCTTCATCACGTTAACCGCGATTCCGTTGTCGATCGTCGCCACGGCGTGCGTTTTTACCTTGTTTGGCCTGTCGATCAATACCATGACCCTTGGCGGATTGGCCGTTGCGATTGGTGAGTTGGTGGATGATGCGATTGTCGATGTCGAGAACATCTTCCGCCGACTGAGAGAAAACCGAAATGCCGACGCTCCGCGCTCGACGCTGAAGGTGGTCTTGGACGCCAGTATCGAAGTCCGCAGCTCGATCGTCTATGGAACCGCCATCGTGGTGCTGGTCTTTATTCCGTTGTTTGCTCTTGAAGGAATGGAAGGAAAGTTATTCGTCCCGTTGGCGATGGCTTACGTTGTTTCACTGCTTGCGTCACTGGCGGTTTCGTTAACGGTCACCCCTGTCTTGGCGTCCTTGTTGCTGGTCGGCCGGCGAGGCTGGCAAGTCGTCTTGCCCATTCTCGCTCTTGGCATTGCCTCTTTATCGGTGCTTTGGATCATTCCGCGCGGGATGGATCTCCTCGGTCTTCCCTTTTCGGCCCCGCATCATCCGGTGGGTTGGATCGCATTGTTAACGCCTGTGGTTTGGTTGCTACTTCAAGGCTTCGAATTCTGGCTCGGTGGCGAGCAAGCCGAAGAAGGGCGATTGATGAACGGATTAAAAAGCGTCTTCGGGGCAGCAATCGAGCTCAGCACGACCTTTGCCACTCCCGTCCTGGGGGTTGCCGCCGTGATCGTTGGATTTGCAGCGATCGGCCTCAGCCAACTCGAGCGAGACTTCCTGCCTCCCTTCAATGAGGGCGCGGTTCAGGTGAACGCCATGCTCGCGCCGGGGACATCTCTTGCAACGAGCAATCGGATCGGTGCGACCGTGCAACGCCGGCTGTTCGAAATCGATGACGTTCAATCGATCGTAAGACGAACCGGTCGCGCGGAACTCGATGAACATGCAGTGGGCGTGAACGTCAGCGAACTGATTCTGGAGATTGCCGAAGGAGCCGACCGCGAAGCGACGATCGATGAAATTCGAGAAGTGATGGCTGATATCCCAGGGGTCATTTCCAGCACCGAACAGCCGTTAGCACATTTGATCAGCCATATGATCTCAGGAGTCAAGGCCCAAATCGGCATCAAATTGTACGGAGACAATCTGGATGTGCTGCGAAACACAGCCGAGGAGATGCAGTCTCGAATCATTGGCATCGATGGGTTGACCGACGTGATTGTGGAACAGCAGACGAACATTCCACAATTGAGAGTTGAATTGAACCGTTCCGCGTTGGTGCAGTACGGGCTAAGACCAGCCGACGTGATGGAGTTGGTGGAAACGGCCATGAACGGGAAAGTCGTTAGCCAAGTACTACAAGGGCAGCGCACCTTTGATTTGGTCGTGCGTCTGGACGAGCCGTTTCGCGAAGACGAAGCAAAATTTAGACGTTTGGCTGTCTCGCTGCCCGATGGCGGTGTGATTCCGCTTGAATCGGTTGCCAACATCTACAACAGTAGCGGTCCCAATTCTATTTCTCGCGAACAGGTGAAACGACGGATTGTCTTGCAGGCGAATGTTGCGGGGCGTGGCGTTGTCGATGTGGTCAGCGACATCAAAGCCGAGTTAGCCGATTTGACCCTGCAACCGGGCTATTTCCTGGAGTACGGCGGACAGTTTGAAAGTCAACAATCGGCTTCGCGTCGGTTGGCTCTTTTGTCGGTCGTCGCCTTGCTCGGAATGTTCCTAGTCCTCTACACCTTGTTTGGCAGCATCAATTTTGCGGTTCAGGTCCTCGTGGCGCTGCCGACCGCGTTCATTGGCGCCGTGGCCGCACTCGTGCTCACCGAACAAAACCTCACCGTCGCTGCGATGGTTGGATTCATTTCGCTTTGTGGGATCGCCAGTCGCAACGGGATCTTGCTGTTGAACCATTACCTGCATCTGGTCCAGCACGAAGGGGAATCGTGGACGCAGGAAATGGTCAAACGAGCGGGTCAAGAACGGATGGCACCCGTTTTGATGACGGCGCTGACCAGCGGGATCGGATTGTTTCCACTGGCACTGGCGGCCGGAGAAACGGGAAAAGAAATCCTGTACCCCGTCGCGACAGTCATCATCGGCGGTTTGTTGACCAGTACGCTGGCGGAGTTCTTCGTTCGCCCGGCCCTGTTCTGGACCATTGGACGCGGTGCTGGCGAGCGAATTGTGAGCGATCGCACGGAAGCATCGGCCAATTCCCTAAGCGAGTAG